Part of the Marasmius oreades isolate 03SP1 chromosome 5, whole genome shotgun sequence genome is shown below.
TCTTCCGACTCTCCCAACGTGAACGGTCCATTAGGTCGTCCCCGAAACCAAATGGGGGGCGCTGGTAGTTCTATAGCCTCTGCTCAAGCACAAACAGCTCCTTTAACGGCGTCTGCGAATCCTCCTAATCCATTAGGCGTCGTGGATGATGTAAGAGAGTTGCGCCCGACGTTCTCTCCCCGGATAGTGCGGACACCAGAACACTATCGCACGGGTTCCACCTTATCTCGTAGCAACTCCCTTGCCTCTGTAGCAAATGAACCACTGTCATCGGCTGTGGAAAGGATGTCCACCAATGATGGAACACCGTCTCGTCGGTCATCGTCGTCACGGATACCAGAACACTACCGCATGGGAAGTTCCACCTTAGTTCGTAACAACTCCCTTTCCTCTGAAGCAAATGAGCCGCCGTCATCAGCAATGGAAAGGATGTCTACCGATGACGGAACACCGTCTCGTCGGCCATCGTTCTCACGTCAGTCGTCCCTTTCATCCACCGAGACTTCCTCATCGGATACTTCCACCGTTTCAATGAGTGGGGTGGAAACTTTATCAGACGAACCGGCTGGTATATTGAGTCCTTTGATGCTAGATACTCCCCACCTTCCGCCCACGAAACCACTTGGTCGCCACCACACTGCTCCCTCTATAGGGGGTGGCCCACTGACCTCGATACCTGAAGATCGTTTGGGTCGTGCTCCACCCATCCGCCAAGCCTCTGATATGTCTACGTCTGCATCGTCCCATCTATCTGCTACACAGTCTACACAATTTGCAGGCTATTCTTCTGGCCCTGGCAATGCGTCATATACCGGCCAAACccagaatcagaatcagtTTGAAGTATATGCTTCTTCCACCTCTAACTCTAGTAAATCACCGGTTCCTTCGCGTcgatcatcgtcatcgtcatctgcTGCCAATATGAACACGAGCTCAACTCACTCTAATCTGCATCCGTCCTCGTCCGGCTCATCCCAGTCTCATTCCGCTCTTAGAACGACCTCCGCCTCCCAATCTACAGGATACTTTGCCGGAGGTTCTTATTCTTACCCGAATACACAACAGAGTCAAACTCGCCTGTCGCAGCCGTCTGCTTCCGATAGTCATACACAGGCCTCACACAGGTCAGCATCTGTCGGGGGAGATGGCTACGCTGTTGGTTCCGGTGCCAGTGGTCACGGGCAGAACTATCAGTATCATCCATCTAGTTACGGTAGCGGGGCGAGTTCGGCATCATCTGCTGCTCAGGTGGTGAATGTCCCTGCTCCTGCACAGAATCATCATACGAACTACAGCCACAGTCAGAACTACCACCCTCAATCCACGTACACCGGTGGAGCATCAACATCTCATAATCTCGGCGCAGGCAGTCGCGTATCGCCCTCTGGAGCTGCAGGGGGCAGTTACTTAGGAGAAAACTCGAATTCGAGTTCGCCGTCCAAATCACCATCTGGTGGAGTTGGTGTGTATGGTGttacctcttcctctccttacAGCCAGAACTACCCTCCTCCCTCTGGGAACACACCATATACAGGACAAGCACCGGTTTCGTCACCCAATAGTGTTGGTCAAGCTTGGGTTTCGCCCAGAAGCTCGAATTCAGGGCAGAGTAGTCATAGTCGCAGTCGCACACATTCGGGGTCTGGGGATGCAAATCATCCATCTTCTAGTGCCAGTACCAGTAGCTCGCATGCACATCCGACCAGTCAAAGCCAAAGTCAAATCTACCCATCGTCGGTCTCTTCCAGAGGCGTTACTCCAGCGTCCTCTACGAAATCTTCGCCTTCGCATGGGCAGAGTCAGAGTTACCAGGCTGCCTCTGCGTCGGCATACGGGTACTCTTCGGCTTCGCGACAGTCGTCGACTTCGACGCCGTCCTCGTACAGTTCCGCCTCCAATTCGGGTGCGGGCTATGTTTATGATCGTGATAGGTTAGTGGCGCCAGGTTCGAGCGGTAGTGGAGAAGTGACTACTGTTCACTCGACCACATCTGCCGGATCCCCGAACAAATCTCCAGTTAAATATTCGTCTGCGTCTGCGTCTGCCGCTAGTGCGGCACACGTGCATGATAGACATACGTCGTCGACCACACCAACGCCCCCATCTATGCTGATTCATTCGCAGGCATCTGGTACATCTGCATCAACAGCTGCATCTACCAGGGCGGGGGGTCCTCGGGGTTCTAACCCATACGACTGGCGATCATCTTATTCCACACCTGTACCACCATATGATCGTAGTGGGACTTCGTCTACATCGTCTACATCCACTGTGAGGAACGACCGCGCCAACCCACCGGAATCCTTGaatctctcttcttctcctacCAAGGATTCGAGGCATAGATCACGTTCTCGTGGATCCGCCCCGCAGATCTCCCCGAGTAGCAGTACCAGTAGTGGCTACGACTCTCGACAGCGATCCAGACATGCCTCCCCAAATCCTCCTTTAGATCATGTGTCAGCGAATCCGAATCCGTTACCTGCCCCTCCAACGGCTGTACCTATGAATTATGAAGCGCTGGCGAATGGGCCGCAGTGGGGTATGTCCAGTGGTAGTAGTCAGTATCATAATCAGTATACGACTTATACCACTAGTCCCTCTTCCGGATCGGCGTCGGCATCGGGGAGTTCGGGGAGTGAGAGGTATTTGGTTACGACACCTAGTACTAGTAATAGTGGGAGTTCGTCGTTGGTTTCTACACCTGCCTCTATTTCTGGGTCGCCTATGCCTGGGATGGTGTCTACTTATGGGACTATGTCCACATCTGCGTCAGCTGCTGCGGCTGTTAATGAGATGAGAAGGTTATCGGTGTCACCTCATCATGCTGGGCAAGGTAAGTCGACGACTCAATCTTTAGCCTTCCACATTCGGATAGCGTATCGATTTTTCTTTCACAGGGAATATAAACACCAAACCTCAAGCTAATAACAATGCTAATTCCACTTCCCATTCCCAAATTAACAATCCTAGTTCCACTACCCACCGATCATCAAACCCAATGCATCAACAAGTCCGTAAGGGTTTCTGGAACAGACGAGGGGACCATCTCACCCAATCAGGTCATATCGTCTACGCACCTGTGAATCGAGCTTATCCACATGATTTGCGTACTTATCCGACGGAGGATTATAGAAATGAAAGTGGAATGATTGCTTCGTTTGTACCGAATAGACCTGAATTGCCAGAGTCACTGCCGATGAGAGGGCAGCCACCGTCGAGGCCTTATGAGTCGGTGAGTTTCAAGCCTGGGTTATGGGAAGATTGTTACCTTTTTACTTCTCTGTTTGTCAATGATGAGTGCTAATCCTGTGTTTTATATAGTTTATAATCTTTGCCGACGTCTAATCTTTGAATCCGTTTTTGAATTTGACTCGATTTGTTATAACGGGTAAAATCAGTGGGTAAAGGGTCAAAGTCTgtttccttttcttgttcttttctatatTTATTCCCCTCTTCTTGTGTTTGTCGACAATCAGGTACAAATCAGGTATGCACATCTTTCACGAATATGTATGTAACAATCATCAGCCTCCTCACTTGTAGTAGTAACACTTGTACTACGTCTCTACGCGTCTATCTATCCGATCCAGGACAAGGATCTTGTTACTTGTTTACAAGATCATCCCACCCTCTCTGAACTTCTGGAAAGCCTCGGTCCAAGCATCGGTTGGATCAGGCTCCTCGGCAAAACCAGATGCTCTCAACTTGTCCAAGCTCAAGTGTCTGTCAAAAGTCAACCAAGTGCCCACACTATCCAACTGTTTCCTTCCAGCGCTAACACCTGATGTCGCAGCCTTGTCGAGACCGTATTGCTTGAACACGTCCTGGTACTTCTCGATGTACTCTCCAGGTAGCTCCCGAGGGGCCATCTGATCAGCAGGTGATGGTAGTCCAACGCCAACGAGACCAAACCATGCAGCCAATTTTGGCCATAGTTCTTCACATGTCGATGGTCGTTCTCGATCAGCAATGTTGAACAATTGTTGTCCACGTCCATTGCCACTACCACATTCCTTGGGGTGGAGGGaagcgtagatcgagaagcgAGCGATCGTTTTTGCAGCTACTGGAGTGTTCTTTGCCTTCCAAGCTGCTTCGACTCCGGGGAAGGGTACTACTACTTGGGTTTTGATTTTGTGGTCTGGCTGTTCTAGGCCGCCTGTGTGGGGTCCGATCCCGTGGTTGTAAGCGTATAGAGATAAGTATTGGGCCCAGTGAAGTGCTAGACTGAATTGCGATCCGTTGGGGGTGAACCCAACCTaagttttttgttttttagTGACGGGGAGGCTCAGGACATAAACGAGTCTATAGCTTACGATGGTGTCCGGACAAACCTCACACCACGTCCATTTCTTCCCGCTACTGGCGTTGCTCAGAACCTGGCGGAATACGGGATAGACACATGTCCGTGCGTAGTCTTGTGGTAAGTTATCGACCATATTCTCGGTTAGTGGGGGCCGGAATGTGCCACCTGGGATGTAGATTCCGTATCCCTTCGATTTGCAAAGGAGTCGGTTATATTGCTCAGTGCGAAAGAAAGCAAAAAAGGCTTACTCTTGTACCACCGGGGAAGACGACGAACTGTAGATTGGGACTGAGCACGTTCAGTGCGTCGATCGCGACCTCGATCATCTTCCGATTGACTTCGACCTCTTCTGTATCATCAGCCATTGATGTGAAAACTACCATCCTGAGTTTAGTCAACTTCTTCTCAGAGCTCGTTTTTCGAAGAAACCATACCGAAATAAAAAACATGTGTGACATTCTCAATATCCTGTATTGAGTCCTTCAGTACTTGTGATAACGAATTCTGTGTATGTGAACGCAAATCGATTCCGGACACGAGATGTAACTCTGGACGACCACCCGGCGGTTCGGGCCATTGAGTTTCTGATGGGTTTACGGGGCGGTTGGTTATTGCTGTGACTTTAGCGAAAGAGTTCTTTTCGGGGTACCCAGACAAGAGCTGGTCAACTACGGACCAACCGATGAGGCCTGATCCGCCGAAGACAAGAGCGTGGTTTGCTGAATGTGTCATTCTAGACCGAGGGGCAAAATCAACCGGAACAGAGAAGAGAAGGTAGGGCTCGAACTTCAAGAAGGTATATATATCTTTGATATCAAATGAATCAGAGCACCGGTTCCGAATTTGCTGAATACGTATTTATTCCCCCTTTACACAACCAATCTCAACTTGGCGAAATTAGGCGTTCCCATTCCCGTCACCGGATCCCACCCAACACCAGCATCAAATCCATTCGTCCCACATCCAGGGTTATTACCACTCGTGATATCATTGAATGCAGCACCATTCTTATAGATGAAAGGATTCAAGAATCCCAAGGAAGATTTTCCAGCGGCCAGACGAACATCGTTCAGGAGAGCAATGATGGCTGCAGCAGTGGGTGATGAAGCGGACGTTCCGCCAACAGAGGTGACTTTACCACCAACAATAACTTGGAAGTTGGTCCCTTGAGCTGCAATATCTGGGTATGCACGTCCAGTTTTGCTAATAGATATAAATAGCGTCAGAAACGTCTGACGGATATAACGAAACACATACTTGAACAACCCATTATTCGTAGTCCCCAACTGATTCAAGAAAGTCGTCACAGCCGCAGTCTGATAATCCGGCCTCGCGAACAAATTCGAAAATGAACCACCAGAGAAATCAACAGCGACCTCTGGATTCGTCCTCGTGGTTCCTCCAACAGCGGTAACGAAAGGACACGAAGATGGGAACTCGggttggaattgaactctgttTTGACCGTCGTTTGTCGTACAGTCTCCAGCGCCGACACCGTCATCTCCTGAACTGAAGAGGATGCTGGAACCACGTGCGCCTAGTTGAGCGAATAGATCGCAGACTTTGGTTGCGTAGTCGGGTGGAACGGTTTGTTCGTCGTCACCGTAGGAGGTTGTGAAGACGAGAGGGATCGAAGACTGGGAGAGAATAAAGTTGAGCCAGTCGAGGTAGGGTTCATTGGTGTTGGTTGGAGTGTTGGAGTCGGGATTGAAAGGTGGGGAGCCGCCGGTGCTGGATGAGAGAGTATTGAGAGACTTGCTCGCTCAAAAATGACAAGAAGAAGCCTGGTTTTTACCTGTAGTAAGTGTTGGGAATGGGAGCGGAAATCCCAACAGTGTACTGGATATCCAAGTTGGCTTCGACGCCAGGAATGCTCTGgtcatcaccaccaccattgaCGCGGACGGTAGTAAAATTGGTGCCTGTTCGTGCTGGAACAAACTGTCTGAGGAAGGTCTAGAAGCAGATAAGCTGTCAAGGGAACTCGAATCCAGAACGCAGGCTTACCTGCAAATCAGCCCGATTGGCAAACTCGTCAAGGTAACCAGCAACGCCGAGAGAGTTCCGACTGGAAGCTTGTTGGGTATAGTTGGCAGCCTTGAATAGCGTAAGCAAACAGGAAAAGTGGCAGAACTAGGAAAACGTACGTCGTACAAGGTCTTCAAGCAATCCGGGGTAATTCTCCTATCGCAAGTCGCCGGGGGTACAGCATCAGGATCCAAATCCACCTCGGGCATCAAGAACGACGTCGCACGCATGCTCTTGAATGTTCCAAAGTACGTGGTAGGAGAAACGGTATCGACATGTCCGAGAAGAGCGCGAGGAAGAGAGTACGAAAGAGTGCGTAGAACAGTGTCTTTCGAAGATGGGTGGTGGTATAATCCATACTCTGCGCTCAACATCCTCTCGGCATCTTTGACTGGTAGCCGGATGGTAACCCAATCACCCGCTGGAGAGGCTGCAGACCCTTGATACCCGTGATGAGCCAGCCATTCTTCTACCATAGAAACGGTGTCGGTGTGTGGAGCGACGAGTTCTTCGACTTGTTCTTTGGATAGATGGTTTCCGTAACGTTCATGATCAGGGTCACTGGTTTGCCCGAGGTGGTGGAAGAGCTCGTCAATACGAGCAGATTTGAGGCCCAAGCGAAGGTCGATGAGGGTATctggagaaggggaagaatgGAATTGCCAGCCTTTGGGAATGACGGCACCCCAGGAATGTTTCTCGACAAAGTCATCCCATCGTCGGTTGAGTGGGGTAGAGAATGCGAGAGAAAcgagggagagaaggaggaacGGTGACCAAGCCATGGACAACTGGAACTTTGAGAGCCGGTGCTATATAACCGTGGATTCCTATAAACAATAAAAAAACGCATGGTTCAGACGGTTCTGTGTGTTCAATTTTTGCGAATGTGGGTAAAAGAGCCTTGTACCGTAGAGTCGGATCGCATGCCCGCAATAAAAATAGCGCGATGGTTGCTGCAGAAACAGAATCGTGCATCACATTACTTGCAGCAGTTCACAACACCCAACTTCAGACCGATTCCTGAATATCATTATCGGTGTCCAGAGTATCCGATTGTGGATTGAGTCGCTTAATTATGAAGGAAACCGAGCGGCATAATCCAAGAATCGTCGCGCCAGTTCGATCGCTTCTCGCCAGTTTTTCTCAAGCGAACCATACAGTGCCAATCCTGCTATACTTAGTGGTGCGAGGTGGCCAAGAAGAAAGGCACGCAACACAAAAACGAGAGACCTGTGACAATACACCAGCCACATGCATGAGTTTACTACTAGTTTAGTTGTAACACATAAAAACTAAAACTACAAACACAAGAATCTGTACAGTACAGTTCAGTCTGGTCATTCTACTTGTTTGAGAGTAATCTGCTCTTATACAGAGTGGTATGATAACTGTTCGTGGAAGATGTCGGAGAATAAACTAACCATAAGCATAAGGAGAACAGAGAGGGCAATGGACAACAAGATCGCCAATTCAAAGTCAATCCTGCCAAGCCATGCATGAAGGATCATACAGGTACACCATAGATTTCAGTTCATGCACTGCATCATCAAACATTGTCCGATTCCGTTTCAGGTCCGTTGTCTGACTCCCTCTCGGATAGCCATCAAATGGAAACCGCTCTGTTCGAAGGAGACTGTGATACTCTGATGCATGCATACCGATGCAGGGGTACGTTTGTTCCGTGTAGCCATAAAGCACGATGATATAATGGCGTCGTTCCACATCAGCCTCCAGATCAGATTCAGTAGATCGTGTATTGCCAGCAGGGGTGCTGCCACCTTTCAGCTCCGTGATAACCTCTACTAGCGGGCCTTTATAGTCGTCGTCTACACCGAGCTGCATGACAATAGAAAGCATCGGTAAACCAGCGGGACACTCTCCAATCAGACTCAGTTTTGGAACTACGGGTGAGGGATTCCTGACATTCCTCACTTGAACCTGAATGCCGCTTGTTGTTTTTAAATCAATCACTGACCCTACATCGCCGTTGTGGAGCGGTATCGCGAGGTCCTGGTCTGGTTGGCAGTCGTAGGTTTGTATGGCTGCCCCTCGCTCAAGCAGTTCAGTCGCACATCTGAAATCGAAAGATTTGTAGTCGCCAAGGCGGACAAAATGGGAAAAGTTAATCCATGCATCCGCGAATGCAGCTTCCAGTTTGAGGGCACCCGGGTAAGCGCGAAACGGGGTGGCCTCGCAGACCTTCTCCAAGACTTCGGGTGCGAGAAGATTTTTCAGGAAATCCATTAGTTTGATTGGCCGATGATACTGCGTGTGAGCTGTCCACGATGTTGACGGGTCATTGGCAGCTTTGTCGTGTGCGACGGTCAAAAGGGTTCGAGCAACGAGCTCACCACGCTCCCCTTTCGCGAGCAAGCCATTGTTCTGAATAGACAGGAGTATCTCAGGGGCCTTATCGTCAATGGGCTTGTCCGGAGAGGAGTTGAGTATGCGTCCTGCTGCTTCCGAAAGCACTGGCTCGGATGGATATCCAGAAGACATGTATTCCCGACTTTCCGGAATGTTATAAATGGATCGCATATGCGATTTCACAAGCTCTGTCTGATCGAGGCGCGAGAGTGTATGAACGGGATCAAACCCTATGAGAACGCGAGAATCAAGTGCCGCCAGATATGCACGACTTCCATTGGATGAGGCACCACCTCGCAATTTCATCATCCGCCAGATTGATCGTTTGGCCCTTGTCTGACTCTGGGAGGCTCTGATAATAGGAGTACCACCTAGAGTTCAAGTTGAATACACATTGCAGTGGAGCTACATCTCACTTACATCGGGCGACCAAACTTGGCCATCTGTCCCAGGTCGCAAACTCCTGCAAGTGTCAACTTTCCCTCTGCCTTTGCCTGTGTCGTAAAGCCTCGAGAAAAGGTATCAAATGGAAGCTCGAAAAAGGGTGGGATGAGTCTGTAGCTGTTTTGAACGCGAATGGATGGGTATAATGCATGGTTTGGTGCGAATGTTTGAAGGCTTGGGTTCGTGGACAGGAAAACGAAGAAGATCCGCTTGTCGCGTATCATATTTAAGACGGTCATCAGAGCAAAGTAAGGCGTGCATTTATGTAGTCCACCATTCGACGGAAACAGGGTGTGGGCTTCGTCAAAGTAGACAATCGCACAAAATTTATCTGTCACCCTCCCGTAAAGATCCTGTAAACGCTCGACAAGTGATGTGGCTGCAGCTCTCAAAGCCGTTCTACGTTCCCTGAGAGGGTTTTGGACGTTTGTGGGTTTTAGCCCTGCCAGCTGACCAAGTTGTGAGTCAAACAGGTAACAGTCGTGAACCCATACACGCACCTTCCTAGCTTCATGTTCCACTCGATCATAGAACTTGGTTCTCTCTTTCCCAACTTCATATACGGTCGactccttcttcatccagtCGTACCATAAACGAGCAATCGCTTGTGGCTGTCCCTTCTTGTAATTTTTGAGTTGGACGACCGTTTCAGTAAAGAGGGCTTGCAAGAAGACAAGAGGCCATGTCACGGCATCCACTTCGTTTTCGAATGTTGCCGTGATAAAGTCGCGCACTTTACGGTCAGATGGAGGGTATACTATGGGGAGTGGAGGTAAGTACAAACTTACAAATAGGATTTTGGGAAGGAACGTACCCCTCCCACCGGACTGGATATCTTGTTGGATATTGAAAGGAATCGTGAACCGAAGGGTGGCAGAGTGATCCACCAGGCGCGATTTGCCCATTCCCGACGATTGTACAACAGAAAACGAGCGATTATAATAAGTCTCATCTAGATGGTACAGGTCCATGGCAGAAAGGAGAATATCGGGGTGTGAGGAACGGTAATTCTTTTCAAACGCTTCTTTGAAATCTGTTGCAAATGTATGAGGAACTGACAGAGACGGCCAAGGTAGAGCGCACATTGTACTGGATGAATATGCAACAGATGAGTAAAGCCCGAGGAAAGAATCGAGAGGCCACTTACTGTCTTCTGCTGGGTATGATGTATTAAAACTAGTTGAAGGGGAGAGTTGATATCGCAATCCTGGACCCGTTGTGTTAATTAAGGTGATAACCCATTAACAGGACATTAAACCAACTTGAGTCCTCGAAGAGTGGTCTCCAATCACTCTTCTCGAAACAATCGCTGATAAGGTTCCCCAAATCGGCAGCGTCCTTTATAGCGTCCTCGCAATGCTCCCAACGCTTGAATTCGGGCTTGAGGACCTTCTCCCACTGGGAGTCCGTGGAGAGTCGATTAACGAGGAGATTGAGTATAAAAGCCTTGTTATCATCGCTGCACTGCTTGGGAAGAAAGGCGAGGTGGTTCCCCCCAAAAAAGGCATTAACATCAGGCAACGACGTTGAGCGGGCACGTTTCGGCGACGGCTGTTCAATACTGGTACTAGTACTGTCATCGGCGTCGCCTTTTCGCTCGTCTTGTCCCTCATCTTGCACCTTGCGTTTGTTTTCCATAAGCCGTGTCCTGTTCAGAATTACAGGAGCATAAATAAAGGAAAT
Proteins encoded:
- a CDS encoding uncharacterized protein (MEROPS:MER0078639); the protein is MAWSPFLLLSLVSLAFSTPLNRRWDDFVEKHSWGAVIPKGWQFHSSPSPDTLIDLRLGLKSARIDELFHHLGQTSDPDHERYGNHLSKEQVEELVAPHTDTVSMVEEWLAHHGYQGSAASPAGDWVTIRLPVKDAERMLSAEYGLYHHPSSKDTVLRTLSYSLPRALLGHVDTVSPTTYFGTFKSMRATSFLMPEVDLDPDAVPPATCDRRITPDCLKTLYDAANYTQQASSRNSLGVAGYLDEFANRADLQTFLRQFVPARTGTNFTTVRVNGGGDDQSIPGVEANLDIQYTVGISAPIPNTYYSTGGSPPFNPDSNTPTNTNEPYLDWLNFILSQSSIPLVFTTSYGDDEQTVPPDYATKVCDLFAQLGARGSSILFSSGDDGVGAGDCTTNDGQNRVQFQPEFPSSCPFVTAVGGTTRTNPEVAVDFSGGSFSNLFARPDYQTAAVTTFLNQLGTTNNGLFKYVFRYIRQTFLTLFISISKTGRAYPDIAAQGTNFQVIVGGKVTSVGGTSASSPTAAAIIALLNDVRLAAGKSSLGFLNPFIYKNGAAFNDITSGNNPGCGTNGFDAGVGWDPVTGMGTPNFAKLRLVV